A genomic stretch from Anaerolinea thermophila UNI-1 includes:
- a CDS encoding cytochrome D1 domain-containing protein, with the protein MRRFFFLWFVIVSALALAACGEKAAPAAPPPTQESASAPPALYSAELARQAFQKGGCGACHVIPGVEGAGGTIGPDLTGIAQTAQGHLEKGNYKGKAKSVAEFLAESIRQPDVFVAPDCNGSPCQKGLMPASLSNLYNEEEIQAMVQFLMNPPQEESDKEEKPTQISEAQPAAGNAPALSDEEFAWAKQVYFERCAGCHGTLRKGATGPALTPDKTQPKGTLALAAIIFNGTPRGMPDWGKQGFFTQEQTEIMAKFLQNAPPAPPEMALEQMKASWKVLVPPEQRPTSPQTQRDWENYFIVTLRDAGQVAVIDGDTYEVVSTVDTGYAVHITRMSASGRYAYVIGRDGKLAMVDLWTEKPTKVAEVQVCYDARSVEVSKYNGELGNFSDKYAAVGCYWPPHFVILDGQTLEPFKVVSTRSYTFDTEEYHPEPRVASIVASTYKPEWIINVKETGLIWLVNYADPNNPTIKMIEAARFLHDGGWDATKRYFLVAANQSNKIAVVDALEGKLAALVDTPAVPHPGRGANWVDPEFGPVWSTSHLGEGAIVSIGTDPEGHPDSAWKAVRVTPLPGAGSLFIKTHPNSQWIWVDMALNSDPALARTVCVVAKSDPTRVHKCWEIAAYGRAVHMEYNKQGTEVWISVWGDASKPGETGEIVVYDDATLQEKARIPNLITPTGKFNVYNTVHDIY; encoded by the coding sequence ATGAGACGTTTCTTCTTTCTCTGGTTTGTGATTGTTTCTGCTCTGGCGCTTGCCGCCTGCGGGGAGAAAGCCGCCCCCGCCGCACCTCCACCTACGCAGGAAAGCGCATCCGCCCCGCCCGCCCTGTACAGCGCCGAACTGGCGCGGCAAGCCTTTCAAAAAGGGGGATGCGGTGCCTGCCATGTGATTCCCGGCGTAGAGGGCGCCGGTGGCACCATCGGACCTGACCTGACCGGCATCGCCCAAACCGCCCAGGGACATCTGGAAAAAGGCAATTACAAGGGGAAAGCCAAATCCGTGGCTGAATTTCTGGCAGAGTCCATCCGCCAGCCGGATGTTTTCGTGGCTCCCGACTGCAACGGCTCGCCCTGCCAGAAAGGGCTGATGCCCGCCTCGCTCAGCAATTTGTACAACGAAGAAGAAATTCAGGCAATGGTGCAGTTCCTGATGAATCCTCCCCAGGAAGAATCTGATAAAGAGGAAAAGCCCACACAAATCTCTGAAGCCCAGCCTGCGGCGGGAAACGCCCCCGCTCTGAGCGATGAGGAATTTGCCTGGGCAAAGCAGGTGTATTTTGAACGTTGTGCCGGTTGTCACGGTACACTGCGCAAAGGCGCTACCGGACCGGCGCTGACCCCCGACAAAACCCAACCCAAAGGCACACTGGCGCTGGCGGCAATTATCTTCAATGGCACGCCGCGCGGCATGCCCGATTGGGGCAAACAGGGCTTTTTCACGCAGGAACAAACCGAAATCATGGCGAAGTTCCTGCAAAACGCCCCCCCCGCCCCGCCGGAGATGGCGCTGGAGCAGATGAAAGCCTCGTGGAAAGTGCTTGTTCCGCCCGAACAGCGCCCCACCAGCCCGCAGACACAACGCGATTGGGAGAACTACTTCATCGTCACCCTGCGCGATGCCGGTCAGGTGGCGGTGATTGACGGAGATACCTACGAGGTGGTCAGCACGGTGGATACCGGGTACGCCGTTCACATCACCCGCATGTCTGCCAGCGGACGTTATGCCTACGTCATCGGGCGGGACGGGAAACTGGCAATGGTAGACCTTTGGACCGAGAAGCCTACCAAGGTTGCCGAAGTGCAGGTATGCTATGATGCCCGCTCGGTAGAGGTGAGCAAGTACAACGGCGAACTGGGGAATTTTTCGGACAAGTACGCGGCGGTGGGCTGTTACTGGCCCCCGCACTTCGTCATCCTGGACGGGCAGACCCTGGAGCCTTTCAAGGTCGTCAGCACGCGCAGTTATACCTTTGACACCGAAGAATATCACCCTGAGCCGCGCGTGGCGAGCATTGTGGCTTCTACCTACAAGCCCGAGTGGATCATCAACGTCAAGGAAACAGGCTTAATCTGGCTGGTCAATTACGCCGACCCCAATAATCCCACCATCAAGATGATTGAAGCCGCGCGCTTCTTACACGACGGCGGATGGGACGCAACCAAGCGCTACTTCCTGGTGGCGGCAAATCAATCCAATAAGATTGCCGTGGTGGATGCGCTGGAAGGGAAACTGGCGGCGCTGGTGGATACGCCCGCCGTACCGCACCCCGGACGCGGCGCCAACTGGGTTGACCCCGAGTTTGGTCCGGTGTGGAGCACCTCGCACCTGGGCGAAGGGGCGATTGTCTCCATCGGCACCGACCCGGAAGGGCATCCCGACTCAGCATGGAAAGCCGTGCGGGTCACCCCCCTGCCCGGCGCGGGTAGTCTGTTCATCAAGACGCACCCCAACAGCCAGTGGATCTGGGTGGATATGGCGCTGAACTCCGACCCGGCGCTGGCGCGCACGGTGTGCGTCGTGGCAAAGAGTGATCCCACCAGGGTGCACAAGTGCTGGGAAATTGCCGCTTACGGGCGCGCCGTGCACATGGAGTATAACAAACAGGGAACAGAGGTGTGGATCAGTGTGTGGGGCGATGCTTCCAAACCCGGCGAAACCGGAGAAATTGTGGTGTATGACGATGCTACCCTGCAGGAAAAAGCGCGCATTCCCAACCTGATTACTCCCACCGGAAAGTTCAACGTCTATAATACCGTTCACGATATTTACTGA
- a CDS encoding metal-dependent hydrolase → MGLTFTWYGHATIGLETGGYHLLVDPFFSGNPAATAKPNEVRADFILVSHGHGDHVGDTEMIAKRTGALVISNFEISSWLGRKGLKTHGQHLGGGYRYPFGYLKLTFAIHGSALPDGSYGGNPAGFLLTTNAGEKVYLAQDTGLFGDMKLIGDEGIDLAALPIGDNFTMGPDDALRAVELLRPKHVIPIHYNTFELIQQDAHAWAKRVEEATSAKVHVLKPGESFSL, encoded by the coding sequence ATGGGTCTTACTTTCACATGGTACGGGCACGCTACCATCGGGCTGGAAACCGGCGGCTACCATCTTCTGGTGGATCCCTTCTTCAGCGGAAACCCGGCGGCAACCGCCAAACCCAACGAGGTGCGCGCCGATTTTATTCTGGTCAGCCATGGACACGGCGATCACGTGGGCGATACCGAGATGATTGCCAAACGTACCGGCGCGCTGGTCATCAGCAACTTTGAAATTTCCTCCTGGCTGGGGCGCAAAGGACTGAAAACGCACGGACAGCACCTGGGCGGCGGTTACCGCTACCCCTTTGGCTACCTCAAACTCACCTTTGCCATTCACGGCTCGGCGCTTCCCGATGGTTCGTATGGCGGCAACCCGGCGGGCTTCCTGCTCACTACCAACGCCGGCGAGAAGGTGTATCTGGCGCAGGATACCGGCTTGTTCGGAGATATGAAGCTCATCGGCGATGAAGGCATTGACCTGGCGGCACTGCCCATTGGCGATAACTTCACTATGGGACCGGATGATGCTCTGCGGGCGGTGGAACTCTTGCGTCCCAAGCACGTCATTCCCATTCATTACAATACCTTTGAACTCATTCAGCAGGATGCGCACGCCTGGGCAAAACGGGTGGAAGAAGCCACCTCTGCCAAGGTGCATGTGCTGAAGCCCGGCGAGAGTTTCTCCCTCTAG